The DNA region GAACCTCTCGGTCCACCTCGGCGAGGACATCGTCCTGGACGAGGAGAGGCTCATCGACAAGATCGTGACGAGTCGCCGCGGTGGCTTCTGCTACGAACTCAACGGCGCCTTCGCCGCACTGCTGCGGGAGCTCGGATTCCGCGTCACCCTGCTCCAGGCACGGGTCTACGGCGAGGGCGGGCGCCTCGGCATCCCGTACGACCACATGGTGCTGCGCGTGGAGACCGACGACGACACGGGCCCGTGGCTCGCCGACGTGGGCTTCGGCGACCATGCCCTGCGGCCGCTCGCGCTGGACGACCGTTCCGGACAGGACGATCCGTGCGGTGTCTTCTGCCTGCGGGCGGCGCCGCAGGGGGACCTCGACCTCCATCGCGACGGCTCGCGTCGGTTCCGGCTGGACCTGCGGCCACGTGTGCTCGCGGACTTCCGGGCGGGTGCCTGGTACCACCGCACCTCGCCGGACTCCCACTTCACACGGTCGCTCGTCTGCTCACGGCGTACCGGCACGGGGCGGGTGACGCTCAGCGGCCGCACCCTCGTCACGACGGTGCGGGGCGAACGGCACGAGACGGTCCTGGACGACGACGCCGATGTGCTGGCCGCCTACCGCGACCACTTCGGTCTGCGTCTTGCGTCCCCGCCCGCGGTGCGGCAGGCCGCGAACGCTTGATACGTGCGACACGCGCAGGCGCGACGGTCGATCGACACGCGCAGGCACGACGGTCCATCGACACGCGCAGGCGCAACGGTCGAGCGTGCCTCGGTGACACTTCGCCACAACCTTCTGCGAGCCGCCGCGTGAACGCCGGACGCGCGACGACCACCTCCGCTCCGGTGACGTCCTCGACGTCGGGCACCACCCGGCCCCCGAGTGCCACGAGCGCCTCGTCCACCGCGGCGGCGCCCGATGGGGTGTCAGCGGTGCGCTCACGCTGCACGGTGCGAGCCGCACCGTCCCGCCGGACACCCAGTACCTCGGGCCGGGTAACGGCCTGGAGGGCGAGACACGCGCCGTCTGCCGGACCCTCGCAGAGCTGCACGGCTGTACCGCGGATTTCACCTCACGTGGCAGACGGTGCCGGCCCGCGGCGTCGCGGTCGTCGGCCCAGGTGTCAAGGTCGACATGGACGCCAGATCGTCTCCAAGGGCTGACATCCCTCGGGCAGCCGGAGCCATGCTCGTCTCGAGGCAACCCGAGCCACCCTTCAGGGCGTCTCCAGCCACCCCTCGTACTCCGCGGCGAACGCGTCGAGCGCCGCGGAGTCCAGCCGGCCGTCCGGGTCCTCCACCACGACCAGCCACTGGGCGTCCTCGGCGTCGTCCTCGCCCGCCAAAGCGTCCCGTACGAGTTGCGGCTCCTCGGCGACGCCGAACCGGTCGGCCAGTGTGTCGGCAACCTCCTGGGCGGTGTCGCGGTCCGGCAGCACCAGTACATGTCTCACGTCGCTCACCCGGTCATTCTCCGATATGCCCAGCACTCCGGTATGCCCAGGGCGGGCCGGCCGCGTTGTCACAGGGGCGTGGGATGCTGGAGCGCGATGGCCACCAGAAGTAGATCCTCCGACGACCCGCTCGCCCCCGTCACGCTCGCCGTGGGCCAGGAAGACCTGCTCCTGGACCGTGCCGTGCAGCACGTGGTGGCCGCGGCCCGCGCCTCCGACGCCGACACGGACGTCCGCGACCTCGCCTCCGACCAGCTGCAACCGGGCACGCTCGCCGAGCTGACCAGCCCGTCGCTCTTCGCCGAGCGCAA from Streptomyces sp. B1I3 includes:
- a CDS encoding arylamine N-acetyltransferase, giving the protein MEQEPSPPHPTPTAPTPAGAEWTGAYLERIDAARPARADAAALHALQLRHLMAVPFENLSVHLGEDIVLDEERLIDKIVTSRRGGFCYELNGAFAALLRELGFRVTLLQARVYGEGGRLGIPYDHMVLRVETDDDTGPWLADVGFGDHALRPLALDDRSGQDDPCGVFCLRAAPQGDLDLHRDGSRRFRLDLRPRVLADFRAGAWYHRTSPDSHFTRSLVCSRRTGTGRVTLSGRTLVTTVRGERHETVLDDDADVLAAYRDHFGLRLASPPAVRQAANA